One window of Calypte anna isolate BGI_N300 chromosome 9, bCalAnn1_v1.p, whole genome shotgun sequence genomic DNA carries:
- the SST gene encoding somatostatin, whose protein sequence is MLSCRLQCALALLSIALVLGTVSAAPSDPRLRQFLQKSLAAAAGKQELAKYFLAELLSEPSQTENEALESEDLSRGAEQDEVRLELERSANSNPALAPRERKAGCKNFFWKTFTSC, encoded by the exons ATGCTGTCGTGCCGCCTCCAGTGCGCCCTGGCCCTGCTCTCCATCGCCCTAGTCCTCGGCACCGTCTCGGCCGCCCCTTCGGACCCGCGGCTCCGGCAGTTCCTGCAGAAGTCCCTGGCTGCTGCCGCCGGGAAGCAG GAACTGGCCAAGTACTTTTTGGCAGAACTGCTCTCAGAGCCAAGCCAGACAGAAAATGAAGCCCTGGAGTCTGAGGACTTGTCCCGAGGGGCTGAGCAGGATGAAGTGAGACTGGAGCTGGAGCGCTCGGCTAACTCAAACCCCGCTCTGGCACCCCGGGAACGCAAAGCAGGCTGCAAGAACTTCTTCTGGAAAACTTTCACATCCTGTTAG